A single Microbacterium protaetiae DNA region contains:
- the ligD gene encoding non-homologous end-joining DNA ligase: MAAKDETHLDVDGVDVRISHPDKVVFPEPGVTKLDLVRYYLAVADGALRGAGGRPLVLKRFVKGIDAEPFFQKRVPENHPPSIDTATLHYASGTSAEEAVIRDAAGLVWIVNLGCLDLNPHAVRAEDLDHPDELRVDLDPMPGVEWSQIVDAAFIARDVLDDHGLVGWPKTSGSRGIHILVRIRPEWDFAQVRSAAEALAREVADRAPGLATAQWWKEERGEAVFVDYNQNAKDRTVASAYSVRALPDARVSMPIGWEELRACRPQEFTVGTVPQRFAEQGDAHAGIDEAAGSLQPLLQLAERLGPAAKPPRGAGRRTSTMPLIEIARTRTKPEAEAALEQWKAAHASVARMLHPADVLVDGMRGSSSLWYRVRINLQHVPETERPAPEPLLADYDPWRPAR, translated from the coding sequence ATGGCCGCGAAAGACGAGACCCATCTCGACGTCGACGGGGTCGACGTGCGCATCTCGCACCCCGACAAGGTGGTCTTCCCCGAGCCCGGCGTGACCAAGCTCGATCTCGTGCGCTACTACCTCGCCGTCGCCGACGGGGCTCTGCGCGGAGCGGGCGGCCGCCCGCTCGTGCTCAAGCGTTTCGTGAAGGGGATCGACGCCGAGCCGTTCTTCCAGAAGCGCGTGCCCGAGAACCACCCGCCCTCCATCGACACCGCAACGCTGCACTATGCGTCGGGCACGTCGGCCGAAGAGGCGGTGATCCGGGATGCCGCGGGCCTGGTCTGGATCGTGAACCTCGGATGCCTCGACCTGAACCCGCACGCGGTCCGCGCTGAAGACCTCGACCACCCCGACGAGCTGCGGGTCGACCTTGACCCGATGCCGGGCGTGGAGTGGTCGCAGATAGTGGATGCCGCCTTCATCGCGCGCGACGTGCTCGATGATCACGGGCTGGTGGGATGGCCGAAGACCAGCGGATCGCGGGGCATCCACATTCTCGTGCGCATTCGCCCCGAATGGGATTTCGCCCAGGTGCGGTCGGCCGCCGAGGCGCTCGCCCGCGAGGTCGCCGACCGCGCACCGGGTCTTGCCACCGCGCAATGGTGGAAGGAAGAGCGCGGCGAGGCCGTGTTCGTCGACTACAACCAGAACGCGAAGGACCGCACCGTGGCATCCGCCTATTCGGTGCGCGCACTGCCCGATGCCCGGGTGTCGATGCCGATCGGCTGGGAAGAGCTGCGGGCGTGCCGGCCGCAGGAGTTCACCGTCGGCACGGTGCCGCAGCGTTTCGCCGAGCAAGGCGATGCCCACGCCGGCATCGACGAGGCCGCCGGATCGCTGCAGCCGCTGCTGCAGCTGGCCGAGCGGCTCGGCCCGGCCGCCAAACCGCCGCGCGGGGCCGGACGGCGCACGTCGACCATGCCGCTGATCGAGATCGCCCGCACCCGGACCAAGCCCGAGGCCGAGGCTGCGCTCGAGCAGTGGAAGGCGGCGCACGCGTCGGTGGCGAGGATGCTGCATCCCGCCGACGTGCTCGTCGACGGCATGCGCGGCTCGAGCTCGCTGTGGTACCGGGTGCGGATAAATCTGCAGCACGTGCCCGAGACCGAGCGCCCGGCGCCCGAGCCGCTCCTGGCCGACTACGATCCCTGGCGCCCGGCGCGCTGA
- a CDS encoding cation:dicarboxylate symporter family transporter, producing MAMTPQHSTTHAAAQTAPVRKKDRTHWLYISVIVAVVLGAAIGLIFPEVGIALKPLGTAFVALIKMIIAPIIFCTLVLGVGSVAKAATVGKVGGLALVYFLIMATVALIIGLLVGNLIHPGTGLHLKPYDASGGGDSNATVDFLMSLIPGDIPVLPTLVLALLVGFALQSMGKAGEPVVNGIRHIQAVVFKIMMMIMWTAPVGAFGAIAAVVGATGWAALGSMAILLGAFYLTCALFIVIVLGGILRVVTGLNIFRLMKYLGREYLLIFSTSSSESALPRLIAKMEHAGVSKAVVGITVPTGYSFNLDGTAIYLTMASLFVSSAMGMPMSLPQQISLLVFMIIASKGAAGVTGAGLATLAAGLQAHRPELLDGMGVIVGIDKFMSECRALTNFTGNAVATLLVGRWTHEIDLVQARSALSGASPFDELALEADGHATAAVPAEAEAAAEQPKELTPVH from the coding sequence ATGGCAATGACGCCACAACACAGTACGACGCACGCAGCGGCCCAGACCGCGCCCGTACGCAAGAAGGACCGCACGCACTGGCTTTACATCTCGGTGATCGTCGCCGTGGTGCTCGGGGCCGCGATCGGCCTCATTTTTCCCGAGGTCGGTATCGCACTCAAGCCCCTCGGCACGGCGTTCGTCGCGTTGATCAAGATGATCATCGCCCCCATCATCTTCTGCACACTTGTGCTCGGTGTCGGATCGGTGGCAAAGGCGGCGACCGTCGGCAAGGTCGGCGGACTCGCCCTGGTCTACTTCCTGATCATGGCGACGGTCGCCCTCATCATCGGACTGCTGGTCGGCAATCTCATCCACCCGGGCACAGGTCTGCACCTGAAGCCGTATGACGCGAGCGGCGGCGGAGACTCCAACGCGACCGTCGACTTTCTGATGAGCCTCATACCGGGCGACATCCCGGTGCTTCCGACGCTGGTGCTCGCCCTTCTCGTGGGCTTCGCGCTGCAATCCATGGGCAAGGCGGGAGAGCCTGTGGTCAACGGCATCCGGCACATCCAGGCGGTGGTCTTCAAGATCATGATGATGATCATGTGGACGGCCCCGGTCGGCGCGTTCGGTGCGATCGCGGCTGTCGTCGGTGCCACCGGCTGGGCGGCGCTGGGCTCGATGGCGATTCTGCTGGGCGCTTTCTATCTGACGTGCGCGCTGTTCATCGTGATCGTGTTGGGCGGCATCCTCAGGGTCGTCACTGGCCTGAACATCTTCCGTCTGATGAAGTACCTCGGCCGTGAGTACCTGCTCATCTTCTCGACCTCGTCGTCGGAGTCGGCGCTGCCGCGGCTGATCGCCAAGATGGAGCACGCGGGTGTCTCGAAGGCGGTCGTGGGCATCACGGTGCCCACCGGATACTCGTTCAACCTCGATGGCACGGCCATCTACCTCACGATGGCGTCGCTGTTCGTCTCGTCGGCGATGGGCATGCCGATGAGTCTGCCTCAGCAGATCTCGCTGCTGGTGTTCATGATCATCGCGTCGAAGGGCGCTGCCGGTGTGACCGGCGCGGGCCTGGCGACCCTGGCCGCCGGACTTCAGGCGCACCGCCCCGAGCTGCTCGACGGGATGGGCGTGATCGTGGGGATCGACAAGTTCATGTCGGAGTGCCGCGCGCTGACCAACTTCACCGGCAATGCCGTGGCGACTCTGCTCGTCGGCCGCTGGACCCACGAGATCGACCTGGTGCAAGCGCGATCCGCGCTCTCGGGCGCCAGTCCGTTCGACGAGCTCGCCCTCGAAGCCGATGGCCACGCCACCGCCGCGGTGCCGGCGGAGGCTGAGGCGGCGGCCGAGCAGCCGAAGGAGCTGACCCCGGTCCACTGA
- a CDS encoding ATP-binding protein, which translates to MADSGATAALQAQRRHVRHGSLARIVFITQLLLIAIICAALSITSYASTRAQMRAATADRVLSIAETLANDPFVTDAVQHDDPSAALQPYALTVMTAADVDFITIMDRDRTRYTHPDPAQLGKPYIGSIGAALEGHSQIEEYAGTLGPSVRAIAPVFDAAGEVTAMVSVGVTLQTISIAQAAAVPQIILIALVAMALGGIGSWILSRYLRRVTLGYGPEQLRRLFAFYDSALHSLREGLILVDDQGQLVLYNDQAAELLGLPTGGEREPIAVSQLRLPASIRSLLSSGRDADDEIHLTSDRVIVVNQKQARQPAGTRIRERGSMGTVATLRDRTDIQELTGELETMTTLSQALRAQTHEHANRLHTVATLIELGREKEALEFAVRDQQESQRLTDSFVQSLDEPFITALMIGKAAQAHERGIRMTITAAGELPPDSLDARDLVTVTGNLLDNALDAAASSDERHVWADFSVSDGELTITIADSGPGLDTGTIDTIFHLGESSKAAPAVGGGRGYGLVLVRQAVSRLGGTLEIESDGGAIFTVTLPLTSRRDAEHAGRGRT; encoded by the coding sequence ATGGCCGATTCAGGCGCCACGGCGGCACTGCAGGCGCAACGACGTCACGTGCGGCACGGCTCGCTTGCGCGCATCGTCTTCATCACACAGCTGCTGCTCATCGCAATCATCTGCGCCGCCCTCAGCATCACCAGCTACGCCTCCACGCGCGCGCAGATGCGCGCCGCGACGGCAGACCGCGTGCTCAGCATCGCCGAGACCCTCGCGAACGATCCCTTCGTCACCGACGCCGTGCAGCACGACGATCCTTCGGCCGCACTGCAGCCGTACGCTCTCACGGTGATGACCGCTGCCGACGTCGACTTCATCACGATCATGGACCGCGACCGCACGCGGTACACGCATCCTGATCCCGCGCAGCTAGGCAAGCCGTACATCGGCAGCATCGGGGCCGCGTTGGAGGGACACAGCCAGATCGAGGAGTACGCAGGCACTCTCGGCCCGTCGGTGCGCGCCATTGCGCCGGTGTTCGACGCCGCCGGCGAGGTCACGGCGATGGTCTCGGTCGGGGTGACTCTGCAGACGATCTCGATCGCGCAGGCGGCCGCGGTTCCGCAGATCATCCTCATCGCGCTGGTGGCAATGGCCCTCGGCGGCATCGGCTCGTGGATTCTCAGCCGCTACCTTCGCCGAGTCACCCTCGGCTACGGCCCCGAGCAACTGCGCAGGCTCTTCGCCTTTTACGACTCCGCGCTGCACTCGCTCCGCGAGGGCCTCATCCTCGTCGACGACCAGGGCCAATTGGTGCTCTACAACGATCAGGCGGCTGAGCTGCTGGGACTGCCCACCGGCGGCGAGCGCGAGCCTATCGCCGTGTCGCAGCTGCGGCTGCCGGCATCCATCCGCTCCCTGCTGTCGTCCGGACGCGATGCCGACGACGAGATCCACCTGACCAGTGACCGGGTGATCGTGGTCAACCAGAAGCAGGCGCGCCAGCCCGCCGGAACGCGCATCCGCGAGCGTGGCAGCATGGGAACGGTCGCGACGCTGCGCGACCGCACCGACATCCAGGAACTCACCGGCGAGCTCGAGACGATGACGACGCTGTCGCAGGCTCTGCGCGCCCAGACCCACGAGCACGCGAACCGGCTGCACACCGTGGCGACCCTCATCGAGCTCGGCCGCGAGAAAGAGGCGCTCGAGTTCGCGGTGCGCGACCAGCAGGAATCGCAGCGTCTCACCGACTCGTTCGTGCAGTCGCTGGATGAGCCGTTCATCACCGCGCTGATGATCGGCAAAGCCGCGCAGGCGCATGAGCGCGGCATCCGTATGACCATCACCGCCGCCGGCGAGCTTCCGCCCGATTCCCTCGATGCGCGCGATCTTGTCACCGTCACCGGCAACCTGCTCGACAACGCCCTCGACGCCGCCGCCTCGTCGGACGAACGCCACGTCTGGGCCGACTTCTCGGTGTCAGACGGCGAGCTCACCATCACGATCGCCGATTCCGGACCGGGCCTTGACACCGGCACCATCGACACGATCTTCCACCTGGGTGAGTCGAGCAAGGCGGCACCGGCCGTCGGCGGCGGCCGCGGCTACGGGCTCGTTCTCGTGCGACAGGCCGTATCGCGGCTCGGCGGCACGCTCGAAATCGAATCCGACGGTGGCGCGATCTTCACGGTCACCCTTCCCCTCACGTCGCGTCGCGACGCCGAGCACGCGGGCCGAGGTCGCACATGA
- a CDS encoding response regulator: protein MTEESEVQVLIVDDDPVTAHAHADYVRRVPGFAVAGVTLTAADALTRLDAAAASGSPVDIVLLDMNLTDAHGLDVAHRLRRKGHDADIIAVTAVRDLQVVRSAISSGVAQYLIKPFTFAAFREKLENQRDFRLNLTHTGTLATQHEVDNALSALRSVSQNSLPKGLLEETLAAVCDEVRGAGAALSAAEVGERLALSRVTARRYLEYLAETKQAVKQPRHGTPGRPTYEYRWV, encoded by the coding sequence ATGACCGAGGAATCCGAGGTGCAGGTGCTCATCGTCGACGACGACCCGGTGACCGCCCACGCGCACGCCGACTACGTTCGTCGCGTGCCGGGGTTCGCCGTCGCGGGCGTCACGCTGACCGCAGCCGATGCGCTCACGCGATTGGATGCCGCCGCCGCATCCGGCTCGCCCGTCGACATCGTGCTGCTCGACATGAACCTCACCGACGCGCACGGGCTCGACGTCGCCCATCGCCTGCGCCGGAAGGGGCACGACGCCGACATCATCGCGGTCACCGCCGTGCGCGACCTGCAGGTGGTGCGCTCGGCGATCTCGTCGGGAGTGGCGCAGTATCTGATCAAGCCCTTCACCTTCGCGGCGTTTCGCGAGAAGCTCGAGAACCAGCGCGACTTTCGCCTCAACCTCACCCACACCGGCACGCTGGCCACGCAGCATGAGGTGGACAATGCGCTGAGCGCCCTGCGCTCGGTCTCGCAGAACAGCCTTCCCAAGGGGCTGCTCGAAGAGACGCTCGCCGCTGTCTGCGACGAAGTTCGCGGCGCCGGCGCGGCCCTGTCGGCCGCCGAAGTCGGTGAGCGCCTCGCGCTCTCACGCGTGACCGCCCGGCGCTACCTGGAGTATCTGGCCGAGACGAAGCAGGCGGTCAAGCAGCCGCGTCACGGCACGCCGGGCCGCCCCACCTACGAGTACCGGTGGGTGTGA
- a CDS encoding helix-turn-helix domain-containing protein, which translates to MAEIIPLHPSRPEPLWREAAGDVLRRTRHERGERLADTAERSGVSPQYLSEMERGLKEPSSEMLAAVAGALDLSLIDLASAVADDLREAVPTRGALLLAA; encoded by the coding sequence ATGGCCGAGATCATCCCGCTGCATCCGTCCCGTCCCGAGCCGTTGTGGCGCGAAGCCGCCGGCGACGTGCTGCGCCGCACCCGTCATGAGCGCGGCGAGCGCCTCGCCGATACCGCGGAGCGGTCAGGGGTCTCACCCCAGTACCTCTCCGAAATGGAACGCGGACTCAAAGAACCCTCGAGCGAGATGCTCGCCGCCGTCGCCGGGGCGCTCGATCTGAGCCTGATCGACCTTGCCTCGGCCGTCGCCGACGACCTGCGTGAGGCCGTGCCGACCCGCGGTGCCCTGCTGCTGGCCGCCTGA